From Pseudomonas fluorescens, one genomic window encodes:
- a CDS encoding MarR family winged helix-turn-helix transcriptional regulator yields the protein MAKPSPLAESVEAASTPAETQAPMDSALNDLIGYAMRRAQLKLFQNLISRLSAHDLRPAQFSALAIINQNPGLMQADLARALSIEPPQVVPLLNKLESRALAVRVRCKPDKRSYGIFLSKTGETLLKELNQIAAQSDLDATSALDDQERDELLRLLKKIYQE from the coding sequence ATGGCCAAGCCCTCCCCCCTCGCCGAGTCGGTCGAGGCTGCGTCGACTCCCGCCGAGACCCAGGCGCCCATGGATTCGGCGCTGAATGATCTGATCGGCTACGCCATGCGCCGTGCGCAACTGAAACTGTTCCAGAACCTGATCAGCCGTCTCTCGGCCCACGATCTGCGCCCCGCGCAATTCTCGGCGCTGGCGATCATCAATCAAAACCCCGGCCTGATGCAGGCCGACCTGGCCCGGGCCCTGAGCATCGAGCCGCCCCAGGTGGTACCGCTGCTGAATAAGCTGGAGAGCCGGGCGCTGGCAGTGCGCGTACGCTGCAAGCCGGACAAGCGCTCGTACGGGATATTCCTCAGCAAGACCGGCGAGACCCTGCTCAAGGAACTGAACCAGATCGCCGCCCAAAGCGACCTCGACGCCACCTCGGCACTGGACGACCAGGAACGCGACGAGCTGCTGCGGCTGCTGAAGAAGATTTATCAGGAATAG
- a CDS encoding methyl-accepting chemotaxis protein: MDEVVSRAREQFLAVQAGTQSIRDVVERSSSSVQLLDSRMAQIGNITGLISDITNQTNLLALNAAIEAARAGEHGRGFAVVADEVRSLAARTSRAADDIRQMVEGLQNETQNAVSFMKEGVTDVDNSLRLAEDASSENVQLHQAVESMFAIIQQLNNRSLDYGKTIKQVDQSSAQMRQTVVVLQGSAETVRLNANKLQKLVGQFEVSSSGNGRGVAA; the protein is encoded by the coding sequence ATGGACGAAGTTGTCAGCCGTGCCCGCGAGCAGTTTCTTGCCGTGCAGGCGGGCACCCAGTCGATTCGCGATGTGGTCGAGCGCTCATCTTCAAGCGTGCAGTTGCTCGACAGCCGCATGGCGCAAATCGGCAACATCACCGGGCTGATCAGCGACATTACCAACCAGACCAACCTGCTGGCACTCAATGCCGCCATCGAGGCCGCGCGCGCCGGCGAACATGGACGAGGCTTTGCCGTGGTCGCCGATGAGGTGCGCAGTCTCGCCGCACGCACCTCCCGGGCCGCCGACGATATTCGGCAGATGGTCGAAGGCTTGCAGAACGAAACGCAGAATGCCGTGAGTTTCATGAAGGAGGGCGTCACCGACGTCGATAACAGCCTGCGCCTGGCTGAAGATGCCTCCTCGGAAAATGTGCAGTTGCACCAGGCGGTGGAAAGCATGTTTGCGATCATTCAACAGCTCAACAATCGCAGCCTCGATTACGGCAAGACCATCAAACAGGTCGACCAGTCCTCCGCGCAAATGCGCCAGACGGTGGTGGTGTTGCAAGGCAGTGCCGAGACCGTGAGGCTCAATGCCAACAAACTGCAGAAGCTGGTGGGGCAGTTTGAGGTGAGTAGCAGCGGTAATGGGCGGGGGGTGGCGGCTTGA
- a CDS encoding OprD family porin, translated as MPNLRTHDIVTAPAPCVPGISRGLVLTLLGLSVLPTQLRAAGFIDDSHGTLTLRNYYMDRQYKDDGAKSAAKEWAQGFIMNMESGFTEGPVGFGLDVRGLMGVKLDSSPDRSGTELLPVSASDNRAADEYSRLAPTGKLRFAQTTVKSGDVSIFLPFAFASPSRLLPQTFRGTILSSKDIDGLTFNTGYIDRINKRNSTNYESMTVASPNRRFNATATTSHMAYVGGDYQVNKELSLRVYHAEATDLYQQDTFALLHDLPLGGGTLTSDLRSFFSREDGSAKAGDVDNRNLSALFSYRYGGHRLGVGYMHSSGDTATPYISGTELMGMSELTMASDFLNAKERTWQAIYDYDFAASGVPGLRGRLRYLRGDNIELKAFNAEDRKEREFQMELGYVVQSGPLKNVGLVARKAIYRNDFPTGAAFRDENQTRFLVTYTLPIW; from the coding sequence ATGCCAAATCTCCGCACGCACGACATTGTGACGGCGCCAGCCCCTTGTGTTCCCGGCATCAGTCGCGGGCTGGTCCTGACCCTTCTCGGCTTGAGCGTACTGCCCACCCAGCTTCGCGCCGCGGGCTTTATCGACGACAGCCATGGCACCCTGACCCTGCGCAATTACTACATGGACCGCCAATACAAGGACGATGGGGCCAAGTCCGCCGCGAAGGAGTGGGCCCAGGGTTTCATCATGAACATGGAGTCGGGTTTTACCGAAGGGCCGGTGGGGTTTGGCCTGGACGTGCGCGGGCTGATGGGGGTCAAGCTCGACTCCTCGCCGGATCGCAGCGGCACCGAGTTGCTGCCGGTGTCGGCCAGTGACAACCGTGCAGCAGACGAATACTCACGTCTGGCGCCGACCGGCAAGCTGCGGTTTGCCCAGACCACGGTGAAGAGCGGGGATGTGTCGATCTTCCTGCCGTTTGCCTTTGCCAGTCCCTCGCGCTTGCTGCCACAAACCTTTCGCGGCACCATCCTGAGTTCGAAAGACATCGACGGCCTGACGTTCAACACTGGCTACATCGATCGGATCAACAAGCGCAACTCCACCAACTACGAGTCGATGACGGTCGCCTCGCCCAACCGGCGCTTCAACGCCACGGCCACGACCTCGCACATGGCCTATGTGGGCGGTGATTATCAGGTCAACAAGGAACTGAGCCTGCGGGTCTATCACGCCGAGGCGACGGACCTGTACCAGCAGGACACCTTTGCCTTGCTGCATGACCTGCCCCTGGGTGGCGGCACCCTGACCAGCGACCTGCGCAGTTTTTTCAGTCGCGAGGATGGCAGCGCCAAGGCCGGTGACGTCGATAACCGCAACCTTTCGGCGCTGTTCAGCTACCGCTATGGCGGCCACCGCCTGGGCGTCGGCTACATGCATTCCAGCGGTGACACGGCGACGCCCTACATCTCCGGGACCGAGCTGATGGGCATGAGTGAGCTGACCATGGCGTCGGACTTTCTCAATGCCAAGGAGCGCACCTGGCAGGCGATCTATGACTACGACTTCGCCGCCTCCGGCGTGCCCGGGCTGCGGGGCCGGTTGCGCTACCTGCGCGGCGACAACATCGAGTTGAAAGCCTTCAACGCCGAAGACCGCAAGGAGCGCGAGTTCCAGATGGAGCTGGGCTACGTGGTGCAAAGCGGTCCGCTGAAAAACGTCGGCCTGGTGGCGCGCAAGGCAATCTACCGCAATGACTTCCCCACTGGCGCCGCCTTCCGCGATGAAAACCAGACGCGGTTTCTGGTGACCTATACCTTGCCGATCTGGTGA
- the mhpT gene encoding 3-(3-hydroxy-phenyl)propionate transporter MhpT — translation MDSPSRRSTLTIALCFIVALIEGFDLQAAGTAAAGLRQSFALDPKMMGWVFSVGIIGLLPGAFFGGWIADRIGRKKILVSAVLLFGVFSLCTAYVESYTSLLLVRFLTGLGLGAALPNLIALCAEAVSERNRGTAISVMYCGVPLGGALAAVVAMFSSEHWQTTFIIGGLAPLLIVPLMALLLPESTAFRQQHSTTDTSRPSSVQALFGEGRTRNTLALWLSYFFTLTVMYMLLNWLPSLLIAQGFSKPQAGMVQMLFNIGGALGSLLGGLLLDRCNGTKVVLGVYAGLLAALAGVGLAVGIVPMAIAGFAAGLFVMAAQLVLYALAPPSYPTAVRATGVGAAVAIGRLGSVAGPLAAGQILAAGAGTTGVLLATSPGLVIAALAILTVIGRTGATEEGQLKTAN, via the coding sequence ATGGACAGCCCATCGCGTCGTTCGACGCTGACAATCGCTTTGTGCTTTATCGTTGCGCTGATCGAAGGTTTCGACCTGCAAGCCGCCGGCACAGCTGCCGCCGGGCTGCGCCAGAGCTTTGCCCTGGATCCGAAGATGATGGGCTGGGTGTTCAGCGTCGGGATCATCGGCCTGCTGCCGGGTGCATTCTTTGGCGGCTGGATCGCCGATCGCATCGGTCGCAAGAAAATCCTCGTCAGTGCCGTGCTGCTGTTTGGTGTGTTTTCCCTGTGCACCGCCTATGTCGAGAGCTACACCAGCCTGCTGCTGGTGCGCTTCCTGACCGGTCTGGGCCTGGGCGCTGCCCTGCCTAACCTGATCGCCCTGTGCGCCGAAGCCGTCAGTGAGCGCAACCGTGGCACCGCCATCAGCGTCATGTATTGCGGTGTGCCTTTGGGGGGTGCGCTGGCGGCGGTGGTGGCGATGTTTTCCAGCGAACACTGGCAAACCACCTTCATCATCGGCGGCCTGGCGCCCTTGCTGATCGTGCCCTTGATGGCCCTGCTGCTGCCGGAGTCCACTGCCTTCCGCCAGCAACACTCGACCACCGACACCTCGCGCCCCTCCAGCGTCCAGGCGCTGTTCGGCGAAGGCCGTACCCGCAACACCCTGGCCTTGTGGCTGAGCTACTTCTTCACCCTGACCGTGATGTACATGCTGCTCAACTGGCTGCCGTCACTGCTCATCGCCCAGGGCTTCAGCAAACCCCAGGCGGGCATGGTGCAGATGCTGTTCAACATCGGCGGCGCACTGGGCTCACTGCTCGGTGGCCTGCTCCTGGACCGTTGCAATGGCACCAAAGTGGTACTGGGCGTGTATGCCGGGTTGCTGGCAGCGCTCGCAGGCGTCGGCCTGGCCGTGGGCATCGTGCCGATGGCCATCGCCGGCTTTGCCGCAGGCTTGTTCGTCATGGCCGCGCAGCTGGTGCTCTATGCACTGGCGCCGCCGTCCTACCCGACTGCAGTACGCGCCACCGGCGTCGGCGCCGCGGTAGCCATCGGTCGTCTGGGTTCGGTGGCCGGTCCATTGGCTGCGGGGCAGATTCTGGCCGCCGGTGCGGGGACTACCGGGGTGTTGTTGGCGACTTCGCCTGGATTGGTGATTGCGGCGCTGGCGATTTTGACGGTGATTGGGCGGACGGGGGCAACTGAAGAGGGGCAACTGAAAACCGCTAATTAA
- a CDS encoding p-hydroxycinnamoyl CoA hydratase/lyase, with translation MSTYEGRWKTVKVEIEDGIAFVILNRPEKRNAMSPTLNREMIDVLETLEQDPAAGVLVLTGAGEAWTAGMDLKEYFREVDAGPEILQEKIRREASQWQWKLLRMYAKPTIAMVNGWCFGGGFSPLVACDLAICADEATFGLSEINWGIPPGNLVSKAMADTVGHRQSLYYIMTGKTFGGQKAAEMGLVNESVPLAQLREVTIELARNLLEKNPVVLRAAKHGFKRCRELTWEQNEDYLYAKLDQSRLLDTEGGREQGMKQFLDDKSIKPGLQAYKR, from the coding sequence ATGAGCACATACGAAGGTCGCTGGAAAACGGTCAAGGTCGAAATCGAAGACGGCATCGCGTTTGTCATCCTCAATCGCCCGGAAAAACGCAACGCGATGAGCCCGACCCTGAACCGCGAGATGATCGATGTTCTGGAAACCCTCGAGCAGGACCCTGCCGCCGGTGTGCTGGTGCTGACCGGTGCGGGCGAAGCCTGGACCGCAGGCATGGACCTCAAGGAATACTTCCGCGAAGTGGACGCCGGCCCGGAAATCCTCCAGGAAAAAATCCGCCGCGAAGCCTCGCAATGGCAATGGAAACTGCTGCGCATGTACGCCAAGCCGACCATCGCCATGGTCAATGGCTGGTGCTTCGGCGGCGGTTTCAGCCCGCTGGTGGCCTGCGACCTGGCGATCTGCGCCGACGAAGCAACCTTCGGTCTCTCGGAAATCAACTGGGGTATCCCGCCGGGCAACCTGGTGAGCAAGGCCATGGCCGACACCGTGGGCCACCGCCAGTCGCTCTACTACATCATGACCGGCAAGACCTTCGGTGGGCAGAAAGCCGCCGAGATGGGCCTGGTCAACGAAAGCGTGCCCCTGGCGCAACTGCGCGAAGTCACCATCGAGCTGGCGCGTAACCTGCTCGAAAAAAACCCGGTGGTGCTGCGTGCCGCCAAACACGGTTTCAAACGCTGCCGCGAACTGACCTGGGAGCAGAACGAGGATTACCTGTACGCCAAGCTCGATCAGTCGCGTTTGCTGGACACCGAAGGCGGTCGCGAGCAGGGCATGAAGCAATTCCTCGACGACAAGAGCATCAAGCCTGGCCTGCAAGCGTATAAACGCTGA
- a CDS encoding aldehyde dehydrogenase has translation MLDVPLLIGGQSCPARDGRTFERRNPVTGELVSRVAAATLEDADAAVAAAQQAFPAWAALAPNERRSRLLKAAEQLQARSGEFIEAAGETGAMANWYGFNVRLAANMLREAASMTTQVNGEVIPSDVPGSFAMALRQPCGVVLGIAPWNAPVILATRAIAMPLACGNTVVLKASELSPAVHRLIGQVLQDAGLGDGVVNVISNAPADAAQIVERLIANPAVRRVNFTGSTHVGRIVGELSARHLKPALLELGGKAPLLVLDDADLEAAVQAAAFGAYFNQGQICMSTERLIVDAKVADAFVAQLAAKVETLRAGDPADPESVLGSLVDASAGTRIKALIDDAVAKGARLVIGGQLEGSILQPTLLDGVDASMRLYREESFGPVAVVLRGEGDEALLQLANDSEFGLSAAIFSRDTGRALALAQRVESGICHINGPTVHDEAQMPFGGVKSSGYGSFGGKASIEHFTQLRWVTLQNGPRHYPI, from the coding sequence ATGCTGGACGTGCCCCTGCTGATTGGCGGCCAGTCGTGCCCCGCGCGCGACGGTCGAACCTTCGAGCGCCGCAACCCGGTGACTGGCGAGTTGGTGTCGCGGGTTGCCGCCGCCACCCTGGAAGATGCCGACGCCGCCGTGGCCGCTGCCCAGCAAGCGTTTCCCGCGTGGGCCGCGCTGGCGCCCAATGAACGGCGCAGCCGTTTGCTCAAGGCCGCCGAACAATTGCAGGCGCGCAGCGGCGAGTTCATCGAGGCGGCGGGCGAGACCGGCGCCATGGCCAACTGGTACGGGTTCAACGTACGGCTGGCGGCCAACATGCTGCGTGAAGCGGCATCGATGACCACCCAGGTCAATGGTGAAGTGATTCCCTCGGACGTTCCCGGCAGTTTCGCCATGGCCCTGCGCCAACCCTGTGGCGTGGTGCTGGGCATCGCCCCCTGGAACGCCCCGGTGATTCTCGCCACCCGGGCGATTGCCATGCCGCTGGCCTGTGGCAACACCGTGGTGCTGAAGGCTTCCGAGCTGAGTCCGGCGGTGCATCGCTTGATCGGCCAGGTGCTGCAGGACGCCGGCCTGGGCGATGGTGTGGTCAACGTCATCAGTAATGCGCCGGCGGATGCGGCACAGATTGTCGAGCGCCTGATTGCCAACCCGGCCGTACGCCGGGTCAATTTCACCGGTTCGACCCACGTCGGGCGCATTGTCGGCGAGCTCTCGGCACGCCACCTCAAACCGGCGTTGCTCGAGTTGGGCGGCAAGGCACCGTTGCTGGTGCTCGACGATGCCGACCTGGAGGCTGCCGTGCAGGCGGCGGCGTTTGGCGCCTACTTCAACCAGGGACAGATCTGTATGTCCACCGAGCGCCTGATTGTCGATGCCAAGGTGGCCGACGCCTTTGTCGCCCAGTTGGCGGCCAAGGTCGAGACCCTGCGCGCCGGTGATCCTGCCGACCCGGAGTCGGTGCTCGGTTCGCTGGTGGACGCCAGCGCTGGCACGCGGATCAAAGCGTTGATCGATGATGCCGTGGCCAAGGGCGCGCGCCTGGTGATCGGCGGGCAACTGGAGGGCAGCATCTTGCAGCCGACCCTGCTCGACGGCGTCGACGCGAGCATGCGTTTGTACCGCGAAGAGTCCTTCGGCCCGGTGGCGGTGGTGCTGCGCGGCGAGGGTGATGAAGCGCTGTTGCAACTGGCCAACGACTCCGAGTTCGGTTTGTCGGCGGCGATTTTCAGTCGTGACACCGGCCGTGCCCTGGCCCTGGCCCAGCGGGTCGAATCGGGCATCTGCCACATCAACGGCCCGACCGTGCACGACGAAGCGCAAATGCCTTTTGGCGGGGTCAAGTCCAGCGGCTACGGCAGTTTTGGCGGCAAGGCATCGATTGAGCATTTCACTCAGTTGCGCTGGGTCACCCTCCAGAATGGTCCACGGCACTATCCGATCTGA
- a CDS encoding efflux RND transporter permease subunit gives MSGFNLSALAVRERSITLFLILLISVGGLFAFFKLGRAEDPAFTIKQLTLVTAWPGATAQEMQDQVVEKLEKRMQELRWYDRTETFTRPGLAFTTVYLLDSTPPSAVQEEFYQARKKILDEQRGLPAGVIGPMVNDEYSDVTFALYALKAKGEPQRLLVREAESLRQRLLHVAGVKKVNIIGEQAERIFLELSYERLATLGISARDIFSALNTQNMITPAGSVEAKGPQVFIRLDGAFDDLQKIRNTPLTVQGRTLKLSDVAEVKRGYEDPATFLVRNNGEPALLLGVVMRDGWNGLDLGKSLEAEATAINQQMPLGMSLTKVTDQAVNIDASVNEFMVKFFAALGVVLLVCFLSMGWRVGVVVAAAVPLTLAAVFIVMAATGKDFDRITLGSLILALGLLVDDAIIAIEMMVVKMEEGYDRIKASAYAWSHTAAPMLSGTLVTAIGFMPNGFAKSTAGEYTANMFWIVGIALITSWVVAVVFTPYLGVKLLPQVKVPEGGHAAIYGTLNYQRFRRLLGAVIRRKGLVATSVVGLFIVAVLGMGVVNKQFFPTSDRPEVLVEVQMPYGTSIEQTDGAAAKVEAWLARQPEARIVTAYIGQGAPRFYLAMAPELPDPSFAKIVILTANEQEREALKLRLRQAVADGLAPEARVRVTQLVFGPYSPYPVAFRVMGADPAVLRDIAGQVREVMTASPLTRTVNTDLGERTPALHLSLDQDRLQAFGLTSNDVAQQLQFLLTGVPVTEVREDIRGVQVVARSAGETRLDPSKIAAFTLTGAQGQRVSLSQVGTVDVRMEEPILRRRDRTPTITVRADVAEGLQPPDVSNALITQLQPTIERLPAGYRIEVAGAIEESGKANKALLPLFPIMIALMLLTIVLQVRSMSAMMMVFATAPLGLIGVVPILLLFQQPFGINALVGLIALSGILMRNTLILIGQIHSNEQAGLSPYNAVVEATVQRARPVILTALAAMLAFIPLTHSVFWGTLAYTLIGGTFAGTVLTLVFLPAMYALWYRIKPEPAPLQGT, from the coding sequence ATGAGCGGCTTCAATCTCTCGGCACTGGCCGTACGCGAACGTTCAATCACCTTGTTCTTGATCCTGCTGATTTCCGTCGGTGGCTTGTTTGCCTTCTTCAAACTGGGGCGTGCGGAAGACCCTGCATTCACCATTAAACAATTGACGTTGGTCACCGCCTGGCCCGGGGCGACAGCCCAGGAGATGCAGGACCAGGTGGTGGAAAAGCTGGAAAAACGCATGCAGGAACTGCGTTGGTACGACCGGACCGAGACCTTCACCCGCCCCGGCCTGGCCTTCACCACGGTTTATCTGCTCGACAGCACGCCGCCTTCAGCCGTCCAGGAGGAGTTTTACCAGGCGCGCAAGAAAATCCTCGATGAGCAGAGGGGGTTGCCGGCCGGGGTGATCGGCCCGATGGTCAATGATGAATACTCCGACGTCACTTTCGCGCTCTACGCGCTCAAGGCCAAGGGCGAGCCGCAACGTCTGCTGGTGCGTGAAGCCGAGAGCTTGCGCCAGCGCCTGCTGCATGTGGCGGGGGTGAAGAAGGTCAACATCATCGGTGAACAGGCTGAGCGGATTTTTCTCGAGCTGTCCTATGAGCGCCTGGCAACGCTAGGCATTTCCGCTCGAGACATTTTCAGTGCGTTGAACACGCAGAACATGATCACCCCGGCGGGCTCGGTTGAAGCAAAGGGGCCGCAGGTTTTCATTCGCCTGGATGGCGCGTTCGATGATTTGCAGAAAATTCGTAATACCCCGCTGACGGTGCAGGGCAGAACCCTCAAGTTGTCCGATGTGGCTGAGGTCAAGCGCGGTTATGAAGACCCGGCGACGTTCCTGGTGCGCAACAATGGCGAGCCGGCATTGTTGCTCGGCGTGGTCATGCGCGATGGCTGGAACGGTCTCGATCTGGGCAAATCGCTGGAGGCCGAGGCGACCGCGATCAACCAGCAGATGCCGTTGGGCATGAGCCTGACCAAGGTCACGGATCAGGCGGTGAATATCGACGCATCCGTCAACGAGTTCATGGTGAAGTTCTTTGCTGCCCTGGGCGTGGTGCTGCTGGTGTGCTTTCTCAGCATGGGCTGGCGGGTCGGGGTGGTGGTGGCTGCTGCGGTCCCGCTGACCCTGGCCGCGGTGTTCATTGTCATGGCGGCCACGGGCAAGGACTTCGACCGGATTACCCTGGGCTCGCTGATACTGGCACTGGGGCTGTTGGTGGACGATGCAATCATTGCCATCGAGATGATGGTGGTGAAGATGGAGGAGGGCTATGACCGCATCAAGGCCTCCGCGTATGCCTGGAGCCATACGGCCGCGCCGATGTTGTCGGGGACGCTGGTCACGGCCATCGGCTTCATGCCCAACGGTTTCGCCAAGTCGACTGCCGGTGAGTACACCGCGAACATGTTCTGGATCGTCGGCATTGCCCTGATCACTTCCTGGGTGGTGGCCGTGGTGTTTACCCCGTACCTGGGAGTCAAGCTGCTGCCGCAGGTCAAGGTGCCTGAAGGCGGGCACGCGGCCATTTACGGGACACTCAACTACCAGCGTTTCCGACGCCTGCTGGGCGCTGTGATCCGCCGCAAAGGCTTGGTCGCGACCTCCGTGGTCGGCCTGTTTATCGTGGCAGTCCTGGGCATGGGCGTGGTCAACAAGCAGTTCTTCCCGACGTCCGACCGACCCGAGGTGCTGGTTGAAGTGCAGATGCCCTACGGCACCTCTATCGAGCAGACTGACGGAGCGGCGGCCAAGGTCGAGGCATGGTTGGCCCGGCAGCCGGAGGCCAGGATCGTCACCGCTTATATTGGCCAGGGCGCGCCGCGCTTCTACCTGGCGATGGCCCCTGAACTGCCCGATCCGTCCTTCGCAAAAATCGTCATCCTGACCGCCAATGAGCAGGAGCGTGAGGCGCTCAAGCTGCGCCTCAGACAAGCCGTGGCCGATGGTCTGGCACCTGAAGCGCGAGTGCGAGTCACGCAGTTGGTATTTGGTCCTTATTCACCCTATCCGGTGGCCTTTCGCGTGATGGGCGCCGACCCTGCGGTGTTGCGCGATATCGCCGGGCAGGTGCGTGAAGTCATGACCGCCAGTCCGCTGACGAGGACCGTCAACACCGACCTGGGTGAGCGGACACCGGCACTGCATCTCAGCCTGGATCAGGATCGCCTGCAAGCGTTCGGCCTGACCTCGAACGATGTCGCGCAACAGTTGCAGTTCCTGCTGACCGGAGTGCCTGTCACCGAAGTCCGTGAGGACATTCGTGGGGTTCAGGTGGTGGCCCGCTCCGCTGGCGAGACCCGTCTGGATCCCTCGAAAATTGCCGCCTTCACCCTGACCGGTGCCCAAGGCCAGCGTGTGTCGCTGTCCCAGGTCGGGACGGTGGATGTGCGCATGGAGGAGCCCATCCTGCGCCGTCGTGACCGGACACCGACCATCACCGTGCGCGCTGACGTGGCTGAAGGTCTGCAGCCCCCCGATGTCTCCAACGCCTTGATCACCCAGTTGCAGCCGACCATCGAAAGGCTACCGGCGGGCTACCGCATTGAAGTGGCCGGCGCGATCGAGGAGTCGGGCAAAGCGAACAAAGCTTTGCTGCCATTGTTCCCGATCATGATCGCGCTGATGTTACTGACCATCGTCCTTCAGGTGCGCTCGATGTCGGCCATGATGATGGTGTTCGCCACTGCGCCGTTGGGCCTGATTGGCGTGGTACCCATTCTGCTGCTGTTCCAGCAGCCGTTCGGGATAAACGCCCTGGTGGGACTGATTGCCCTGTCGGGGATTCTGATGCGCAACACGCTGATCCTCATCGGCCAGATTCACTCCAACGAGCAAGCCGGCCTGTCGCCCTACAACGCTGTGGTCGAAGCCACCGTGCAGCGCGCGCGACCGGTGATTCTCACCGCGTTGGCAGCGATGCTGGCATTCATTCCGCTGACCCACTCGGTGTTCTGGGGGACGCTGGCCTACACCCTGATTGGCGGTACGTTCGCCGGCACTGTGCTGACCCTGGTGTTTCTGCCAGCGATGTACGCCCTTTGGTACAGGATCAAGCCTGAACCAGCGCCATTGCAGGGCACCTGA